A single genomic interval of Rosistilla ulvae harbors:
- the tssF gene encoding type VI secretion system baseplate subunit TssF: protein MTQTLFQYYERELNYQTEQSREFAARYPAAAGRLRMDASGTADPHVERLIQSVSLLGARIHKRLDDDLPEVTDALLSILYPHYLRPIPSMAIVSLAAEPANLPPQGIAVPRGLPLRTSPVGGQACRYTTTQATQLWPLEIRSVEMLQPPLGEGPAAPQGTASAIRIRVRNLHNKPINTLPLESLRLHLTGPDAIVAGLYEGLIRDAIEVAFVAPGGEAIRVPAADALAPTGFDRDQAMLPYPAQSFDGYRLLTELFSFPEKFSFVDLSGWQTAGQQLHSPEADVWIFLSAPHDTICGAVRTDHIQLGCTPVVNLYPKICEPIQFSRQQHEYRVVPDASKRMGCEIYSVDQVISSRIDGDRHWRPFFDLGRRDGQPAASGYWHAARRDSQAAGDHGSEVYLQLVDEHFDPHAPAAEVVTVRAMCTDRDVPTLLRQHGDTVKWHVDAAIPISSVRCLKHPTATLRPPVRRHAHWNLISHLSLGHRFLEGPDGLQALREILRLYDFSDPDSYDTRGAAARQMIDGVIDLRHRTVTRQVGPPEEGCFARGSQLTFILNEDNFEVTGAFLFASVLQRFLGLASGINSFVETVVETRQRDGLLAHFPPHDGEEPRL, encoded by the coding sequence ATGACACAGACCCTGTTCCAATATTACGAACGCGAACTGAACTATCAGACCGAACAATCGCGCGAGTTCGCGGCGCGTTATCCTGCCGCTGCGGGCCGGTTGCGGATGGACGCCTCCGGTACCGCCGATCCGCACGTCGAACGTTTGATCCAATCGGTCTCTCTGCTGGGGGCGCGGATCCACAAACGACTGGACGACGATCTGCCCGAAGTCACCGACGCGCTGCTGTCGATCTTGTACCCGCACTACCTGCGGCCGATCCCTTCGATGGCCATTGTCTCGCTCGCTGCGGAGCCCGCGAATTTGCCGCCGCAAGGAATCGCTGTCCCTCGCGGTCTGCCGCTTCGGACGTCTCCCGTCGGCGGCCAGGCGTGCCGCTACACAACCACTCAAGCTACGCAATTGTGGCCTCTGGAAATCCGCAGCGTCGAAATGTTGCAACCGCCGTTGGGCGAAGGCCCTGCAGCGCCGCAAGGGACCGCTTCGGCAATTCGGATTCGCGTTCGCAACCTGCACAACAAACCGATCAACACGCTTCCTCTGGAGTCGCTGCGATTGCATCTGACCGGCCCCGACGCGATCGTTGCCGGCTTGTACGAAGGCCTGATCCGCGACGCGATCGAAGTCGCATTTGTCGCTCCCGGAGGCGAAGCGATCCGTGTCCCCGCTGCCGACGCCCTCGCCCCAACCGGGTTCGATCGCGACCAAGCGATGCTCCCCTATCCAGCGCAATCCTTCGACGGATATCGCCTGCTGACCGAACTCTTTTCGTTTCCCGAGAAGTTCTCGTTTGTCGACCTCTCCGGTTGGCAAACCGCAGGCCAGCAACTGCACTCTCCCGAAGCGGACGTTTGGATTTTCCTGAGCGCTCCGCACGATACGATCTGCGGAGCGGTTCGCACCGACCACATCCAACTTGGCTGCACCCCGGTCGTGAATCTGTATCCAAAGATCTGTGAACCGATTCAGTTCTCGCGGCAACAACACGAATATCGCGTGGTTCCCGACGCGTCGAAGCGGATGGGTTGTGAAATCTATAGCGTCGATCAAGTGATCAGTTCGCGAATCGATGGCGACCGACATTGGCGTCCATTTTTTGATCTCGGTCGTCGCGATGGGCAACCCGCCGCATCGGGTTATTGGCACGCCGCGCGTCGCGACAGCCAAGCTGCGGGCGATCACGGATCGGAAGTCTATCTGCAACTTGTCGACGAACACTTCGATCCGCACGCACCGGCTGCCGAAGTTGTCACCGTGCGAGCGATGTGCACCGACCGCGACGTGCCGACTCTGCTGCGTCAACATGGCGACACGGTCAAGTGGCACGTCGACGCGGCGATCCCGATCAGTTCGGTTCGATGTTTGAAGCACCCAACCGCGACACTGCGTCCACCGGTGCGACGCCATGCTCATTGGAACTTGATCAGCCATCTATCGCTCGGGCATCGCTTTCTGGAAGGGCCCGACGGATTGCAGGCGCTCCGCGAGATCCTGCGTCTGTACGACTTCTCCGATCCCGACTCCTACGACACCCGTGGCGCTGCGGCGCGACAGATGATCGACGGCGTGATCGATCTCCGCCATCGAACCGTGACACGCCAAGTTGGCCCGCCCGAAGAGGGCTGTTTCGCGCGGGGATCGCAATTGACATTCATTTTGAACGAAGACAACTTTGAAGTCACCGGTGCCTTTCTGTTTGCATCGGTACTGCAACGCTTCCTGGGCTTGGCCAGCGGGATCAATTCGTTTGTAGAGACGGTCGTGGAGACGCGTCAACGCGACGGACTGCTGGCCCACTTTCCGCCGCACGATGGCGAGGAGCCACGGCTGTGA
- the tssG gene encoding type VI secretion system baseplate subunit TssG has product MIDSVSYSSSIAGDASFTTGVAVDPPHPLERLPVGSVGHELFRKPSKFDFFEAVLLLQQLAASEGDQPASPIGQFAQPSQESLRFTVPHSQAFPTASIESIRWDTQQQRPQVCINFMGLTGPSGTLPRSYTQRLQQIEATSRHADRHALRDWLDNFNHRMVSLFFDAWAKYRFPVAIRRKQFEPAKRKPSPTIVRVALSAIAGLSPPEPETKPHPADRKDREAVAPTHPQASDEAKADQNESPRGAGTIDRDELLGLAGLLSQRPMNVANLQSALKQALGVPVRVKQFDSCWLNLETESQSRLGVEKCKLGYDTMLGERIWSRQQKVQIEVGPLSARDFQRFLPPSENHLGDGFRRLGEMVRVCVGPSLDFDIRPLLKIEEPLETQLAAETSLTRLGIDSWIGTPDDTAVANDAIFPGI; this is encoded by the coding sequence GTGATCGACTCCGTTTCCTATAGCAGCTCGATCGCCGGCGACGCCTCGTTTACGACCGGCGTCGCTGTCGATCCGCCCCATCCTCTGGAACGCTTGCCCGTCGGTTCGGTCGGACATGAACTGTTCCGGAAACCGTCGAAGTTCGACTTCTTCGAAGCTGTCCTGTTGCTGCAACAACTGGCCGCCAGCGAAGGCGATCAACCGGCATCGCCGATCGGTCAATTCGCTCAACCGTCGCAGGAATCGCTGCGATTCACCGTCCCACATTCGCAAGCCTTTCCCACCGCGTCGATCGAATCGATCCGCTGGGACACGCAGCAACAGCGGCCGCAGGTTTGCATCAACTTCATGGGATTGACCGGCCCCAGCGGGACGCTACCGCGATCGTACACCCAGCGATTGCAACAGATCGAAGCGACAAGCCGCCACGCCGACCGCCACGCGCTGCGCGATTGGTTGGACAACTTCAATCATCGTATGGTTTCGCTGTTCTTCGACGCGTGGGCCAAGTACCGGTTCCCCGTCGCGATCCGCCGAAAACAGTTTGAACCGGCGAAACGGAAGCCGTCGCCGACGATCGTTCGCGTCGCTCTCTCCGCAATTGCGGGCCTGTCGCCTCCCGAACCCGAAACGAAGCCACATCCAGCCGATCGCAAGGATCGCGAGGCTGTAGCACCTACGCACCCACAGGCATCCGACGAAGCGAAGGCTGATCAAAACGAAAGCCCTCGCGGCGCGGGGACGATCGATCGCGACGAGCTGTTGGGATTGGCGGGACTGTTGTCGCAGCGGCCGATGAACGTCGCCAATTTGCAGTCGGCACTAAAGCAGGCGTTGGGCGTGCCTGTGCGTGTGAAACAGTTCGACAGCTGTTGGTTGAACCTGGAAACCGAATCGCAATCGCGGCTAGGCGTTGAAAAATGTAAGCTCGGCTACGACACGATGTTGGGCGAACGGATCTGGTCGCGTCAGCAGAAGGTTCAAATCGAGGTCGGCCCGCTATCGGCTCGCGACTTCCAACGCTTCCTTCCCCCTTCGGAAAACCATCTCGGCGATGGCTTTCGTCGGCTGGGAGAGATGGTCCGCGTCTGCGTCGGCCCCAGTTTAGACTTCGATATCCGACCGCTCTTGAAGATCGAAGAACCGCTGGAAACTCAACTGGCCGCAGAAACCTCGCTCACGCGACTGGGCATCGACAGCTGGATCGGCACCCCCGACGATACCGCGGTCGCCAACGACGCGATCTTCCCGGGCATCTAG
- a CDS encoding DUF1552 domain-containing protein: MNTHATTLNRRTLLRGLGTAIALPLLDAMSPTRCLTAAAAPTNTAIPMRLAFLYVPNGMHMPDWKPSKEGSDYELPRTLKELAAHRSDFNVMTGLALKGAEAQGDGGGDHARSVAAFLTGAHPKKTDGANIQNGVSVDQVAADAIGSATRFASLELGLENSAQAGTCDSGYSCAYSSNMSWRNATSPVAKEIDPAKVFDRLFGHGDGGAVREARATRHKYRKSVLDFALQEANQLKDQLGVLDRRKLDEYLYSVRSIERRIVGTDKLDATEEGVPDYPRPAGVPREMQKHADLMLDMMTLAMQTDSTRVISFMFTNAGSNRGYPELEVREGHHELSHHGKSEEKQTKIATINRFYAQRFAYFLERLKQVPEGDGTLLDHSAIVYGSGISDGDRHNHDDLPILLAGRAGGRIQTGRHIVYPKKTPLCNLYLWMLQQAGAPSESFGDSNGVIDRLS; the protein is encoded by the coding sequence ATGAACACCCATGCAACGACTCTGAATCGACGCACCCTGCTGCGTGGCCTCGGCACCGCGATCGCGCTGCCGCTGCTGGACGCGATGTCGCCCACCCGCTGCCTGACCGCCGCCGCGGCCCCAACAAACACTGCGATTCCAATGCGGCTGGCGTTTCTGTACGTTCCCAACGGGATGCATATGCCGGATTGGAAACCTTCGAAGGAAGGGAGCGATTATGAGTTGCCGCGGACGCTGAAAGAACTGGCAGCCCATCGATCCGACTTCAACGTGATGACCGGCCTGGCGCTGAAGGGAGCCGAAGCGCAAGGCGATGGCGGTGGCGATCACGCCCGCAGCGTCGCCGCATTTTTGACCGGCGCGCATCCCAAGAAGACCGACGGCGCGAACATCCAAAACGGCGTCTCGGTCGATCAAGTTGCTGCCGATGCGATTGGTTCGGCGACTCGATTTGCTTCGCTGGAATTGGGACTCGAGAACAGTGCCCAAGCGGGAACCTGCGACAGCGGTTACAGTTGCGCCTACTCGTCGAACATGTCGTGGCGGAACGCGACTTCCCCCGTCGCCAAAGAGATCGATCCGGCCAAGGTCTTCGACCGCTTGTTTGGCCACGGCGACGGCGGAGCGGTTCGCGAAGCCCGAGCCACGCGTCACAAGTACCGCAAGAGTGTCCTCGATTTCGCGTTGCAAGAAGCCAACCAACTGAAGGATCAACTGGGCGTATTGGATCGCCGCAAGTTGGATGAATACCTCTATTCGGTTCGCAGTATTGAAAGGCGAATCGTCGGAACCGACAAACTGGACGCGACCGAAGAGGGAGTTCCCGATTACCCGCGTCCCGCGGGCGTTCCACGCGAGATGCAGAAGCACGCCGACCTGATGTTGGACATGATGACTCTGGCGATGCAGACCGACAGCACGCGCGTGATTTCGTTTATGTTCACTAACGCCGGCAGCAACCGGGGGTACCCGGAATTGGAGGTTCGCGAAGGGCATCACGAACTGTCGCACCACGGAAAGAGTGAAGAGAAGCAGACGAAGATCGCCACGATCAATCGCTTCTATGCGCAGCGGTTCGCTTACTTCCTGGAGCGTTTGAAACAGGTTCCCGAAGGGGACGGAACGCTGTTGGATCATTCGGCTATCGTCTATGGCAGCGGTATCTCCGACGGCGACCGCCATAATCACGACGACCTGCCGATCTTGTTGGCCGGCCGCGCCGGCGGACGGATTCAAACCGGGCGACACATCGTCTACCCCAAGAAAACGCCCCTCTGCAATCTCTATCTTTGGATGCTGCAACAAGCCGGTGCGCCAAGCGAATCGTTCGGCGACAGCAACGGCGTGATCGATCGACTCAGTTGA
- a CDS encoding DUF1592 domain-containing protein, translating into MNDSSLFSSVDAEHHRIASRSRSVQAHIRWLIPSLLVSVFATTCSAADLDKILKSDLQPLLKTYCLDCHDASSAEGGVALETPASALAMRQDRETWMRALRQVQAEVMPPSDSPEMPAEDRAAMIHLIDEVANSIDCGPNVNPGKITLRRLNSSEYRNTIRELTGIDYTPAANFPGDDVGYGFDNIGDVLSLPPLLLEKYLQAAEEIMGQAIKTAPGAQLFRVQRNGESLGDADKYGKRNGSVRLNSYGEVHLQEQIPFAGQFELRLTAYGDQAGDEPVKIEVKVDGKLQRIVNVPASDPTDYSVKLKLSKGKHKISFTFTNDYYKPAADGKKGEDRNAAIAHVMLSGQSEVDNSKVVGDLPPTHHKLIFVTPSRDRTPESAAAEVIQRFASRAFRRPATNDEIRRLGMLAAEVRNDGGTFDESIQVAFQAVLVSPHFLYKFEQPRQPDANGVYPPVNAFELAARLSYFLWSSMPDDELFKLAWNDSLHDPEVLAGQVRRMLKDPRSVLMVDNFASQWLQLRNLSKSNPDQSQFPEFDDEIRGLLRRETLTFFAAVMRYDRPITELLDGRFTYLNERLAKFYGVPGISGDEFQFVRFEDGVRGGLLTQASILTVTSNPTRTSPVKRGKWILDNILGTPPPPAPPNVPELERSELTGTMRQRLVQHRDNPACASCHKLMDPLGFALENFDAIGQWRQQQDGLPVDASGELPGGVKITGVEDLRKVLVEQQREQFVRCVTEKLLTFALGRGLEYYDKCAVDKIQNRLAANDYRFTELILGIVQSDPFQKQGVRQ; encoded by the coding sequence GTGAACGACTCTTCTCTCTTCTCTTCAGTCGACGCGGAACATCATCGGATCGCAAGCCGTTCCCGATCGGTGCAAGCGCATATTCGTTGGCTGATCCCAAGCCTGCTGGTCTCCGTTTTCGCGACGACCTGTAGCGCCGCCGATCTCGATAAGATTCTGAAATCGGATCTGCAACCGCTCCTGAAAACGTACTGCTTGGATTGCCACGATGCCTCTTCAGCCGAAGGAGGTGTTGCGTTGGAGACTCCCGCGTCGGCGCTGGCGATGCGACAGGATCGCGAAACTTGGATGCGAGCCCTGCGGCAGGTGCAAGCCGAAGTCATGCCGCCGTCGGACTCGCCCGAAATGCCTGCAGAGGATCGGGCCGCGATGATCCATCTGATCGATGAGGTCGCCAATTCGATCGACTGTGGTCCCAACGTCAATCCTGGCAAGATCACGCTGCGGCGTCTTAACAGCAGCGAATACCGCAACACGATTCGAGAACTGACGGGCATCGACTACACCCCCGCGGCAAACTTTCCCGGCGACGACGTCGGTTACGGATTCGACAACATCGGCGACGTCTTGTCGCTGCCACCGCTGCTGCTTGAAAAGTATCTGCAGGCGGCTGAAGAGATCATGGGCCAAGCGATCAAGACCGCTCCGGGAGCGCAATTGTTCCGTGTCCAACGCAATGGTGAAAGCCTCGGCGACGCGGACAAGTACGGAAAACGCAACGGTAGCGTGAGGTTGAATTCCTACGGGGAGGTTCATCTTCAGGAACAGATTCCCTTCGCCGGTCAATTCGAGCTCCGCTTAACCGCCTATGGCGATCAAGCGGGCGACGAGCCGGTGAAGATCGAGGTCAAGGTCGACGGCAAGCTGCAACGAATCGTCAATGTTCCCGCGTCCGACCCGACCGACTACTCCGTCAAGCTGAAGTTGTCGAAGGGGAAACACAAGATCTCGTTTACCTTCACCAACGACTATTACAAGCCTGCCGCCGATGGCAAGAAAGGCGAAGACCGCAACGCTGCGATCGCCCATGTGATGTTGAGCGGTCAATCGGAGGTCGACAACTCCAAAGTCGTCGGCGATCTTCCCCCGACACACCACAAGTTGATCTTTGTCACCCCCAGTCGCGACAGGACACCCGAGTCGGCCGCGGCCGAAGTCATCCAACGATTCGCCAGCCGCGCGTTCCGGCGGCCCGCGACGAACGATGAAATTCGTCGCTTAGGGATGTTGGCGGCCGAAGTCCGCAACGATGGCGGAACGTTTGATGAGAGCATCCAAGTCGCGTTCCAAGCGGTCCTCGTCTCGCCGCATTTCCTATACAAGTTCGAACAGCCGCGACAACCCGATGCCAACGGAGTCTATCCGCCCGTCAACGCGTTTGAATTGGCGGCGAGGCTCTCCTATTTCCTGTGGTCCAGCATGCCCGACGATGAATTGTTCAAGCTTGCTTGGAACGATTCGCTGCACGATCCGGAAGTGTTGGCTGGTCAAGTGCGTCGGATGCTCAAGGATCCCCGCTCGGTTTTGATGGTCGACAACTTTGCCAGTCAGTGGTTGCAGCTGCGGAACCTCAGCAAATCGAATCCCGATCAGAGTCAATTCCCCGAGTTCGACGACGAGATCCGCGGCTTGTTGCGTCGCGAAACGCTCACCTTTTTCGCCGCGGTGATGCGGTACGATCGCCCGATCACCGAACTACTCGATGGCCGATTTACCTATCTGAATGAACGGCTTGCCAAGTTCTACGGCGTGCCAGGAATCAGTGGCGATGAATTTCAGTTCGTTCGCTTCGAAGATGGAGTTCGCGGTGGCCTGCTGACTCAAGCGAGCATCTTGACCGTCACCAGCAATCCAACACGGACCTCGCCCGTCAAACGGGGCAAATGGATTCTGGACAACATCTTGGGGACTCCGCCACCTCCGGCGCCGCCGAACGTTCCCGAACTGGAACGCTCCGAATTGACAGGCACGATGCGCCAGCGACTGGTCCAACACCGCGACAACCCGGCCTGTGCATCGTGTCACAAATTGATGGACCCATTGGGCTTTGCGTTGGAGAACTTCGACGCGATCGGACAATGGCGACAGCAGCAGGATGGGCTGCCGGTCGATGCCAGCGGCGAACTGCCCGGCGGCGTCAAGATTACCGGAGTCGAAGACTTGCGGAAGGTCTTGGTCGAACAGCAACGCGAGCAATTTGTTCGCTGTGTGACCGAGAAACTGCTGACCTTCGCATTGGGTCGTGGGCTGGAATATTACGACAAGTGCGCGGTCGACAAAATTCAGAATCGATTGGCGGCCAACGACTATCGATTCACCGAACTGATCTTGGGGATCGTGCAAAGCGATCCATTCCAGAAGCAAGGCGTGAGGCAATAG
- a CDS encoding Gfo/Idh/MocA family protein encodes MPNAVSSNRNDDRQKTSTPDRRNFLRATAAASTAAAMTVPSMVHSEEATKKQTVNLGIVGCGGRGSGAINDSLSINEGIKLIAAADLYADKNERLKATLTRRHPEKIDLADEKMYAGLDSYKKVLEDPDVDVVLLTTSPAFRPYHILEAVQAGKHVFAEKPSCVDPAGYQICLQAHELAEKNGTSIVTGTQYRRQVNYVGAVDKIRSGMIGDIISATSRYCSTGIWYKNRTEGMSDTEYQLNNWMHFIWLSGDQITEQAVHNIDTMNWVMGSAPVSAYGSGGRFTRPDDSEMWDNMEIDYMYPGDRNLSFMCRQVPGTRGDNSNVIYGTEANCHIGAGSTGSRIVDRSGKELWSMKGSIADAYKQEHKDLIDSVRNNQPIVELKQTAESSLTAVMGRMAAYTGQLVSWDFVSKESKLDLFPKDLTWDGKRPAGEYAIPGKTKLV; translated from the coding sequence ATGCCAAACGCAGTTTCATCGAATCGCAACGACGATCGGCAAAAAACTTCCACCCCAGATCGTCGCAATTTTCTACGCGCGACCGCTGCGGCATCGACCGCCGCCGCGATGACGGTTCCTTCGATGGTCCATTCGGAAGAAGCAACGAAAAAGCAAACCGTCAATCTTGGCATCGTCGGCTGTGGTGGGCGTGGATCGGGCGCGATCAACGATTCGCTATCGATTAACGAAGGAATCAAATTGATCGCTGCTGCCGATCTGTACGCCGACAAAAACGAACGCCTGAAAGCGACGCTCACCCGCCGCCATCCCGAAAAGATCGATCTAGCCGACGAGAAAATGTACGCCGGACTGGACAGCTACAAGAAGGTCTTGGAAGACCCCGACGTCGACGTCGTGCTGTTGACGACCTCCCCAGCCTTTCGTCCCTATCACATTCTCGAAGCGGTCCAAGCGGGCAAGCATGTCTTCGCTGAAAAGCCTTCGTGCGTCGATCCGGCCGGATACCAGATCTGCCTGCAGGCCCACGAATTGGCTGAAAAGAACGGCACGTCGATCGTTACCGGCACGCAGTATCGTCGCCAAGTCAACTACGTTGGTGCTGTCGACAAGATCCGCAGCGGAATGATCGGCGATATCATTAGTGCAACCAGCCGCTATTGCTCGACTGGTATCTGGTACAAGAACCGCACCGAAGGGATGAGCGACACCGAGTACCAACTGAACAACTGGATGCACTTCATCTGGCTTTCGGGCGATCAGATCACCGAACAAGCCGTTCACAACATCGACACGATGAACTGGGTCATGGGCTCCGCTCCCGTCTCGGCTTACGGTTCCGGCGGCCGCTTCACGCGTCCCGACGACAGCGAGATGTGGGACAACATGGAAATCGATTACATGTATCCCGGCGATCGCAATCTGTCGTTCATGTGCCGCCAGGTCCCTGGCACCCGCGGTGACAACAGCAACGTGATCTACGGTACCGAAGCGAATTGCCACATCGGTGCCGGCAGCACCGGTTCGCGGATCGTCGATCGCAGTGGCAAGGAACTGTGGTCGATGAAGGGCAGCATCGCAGACGCTTATAAGCAAGAGCACAAGGATCTGATCGATTCGGTCCGCAACAACCAACCGATCGTCGAACTCAAGCAGACCGCCGAGAGTTCGTTGACCGCCGTGATGGGCCGTATGGCCGCTTACACCGGGCAATTGGTCAGTTGGGACTTTGTCAGCAAAGAATCGAAGCTGGACCTGTTCCCGAAAGATCTGACTTGGGACGGAAAACGTCCGGCTGGCGAATACGCCATTCCAGGTAAGACCAAACTGGTCTAA
- a CDS encoding DUF3467 domain-containing protein: MTKDAETPEAQAPQAAAAPAAPAAQSQAQPVQVQVNDDHAQACYANFCRVTGSPEELIIDFGLNPQPIGVPKDPINVNQRIIVNFFTAKRLLAALQMSVARHEAVFGVLETDINKRVRPTQQKQGENK, from the coding sequence ATGACCAAAGACGCGGAAACGCCCGAAGCGCAAGCGCCCCAAGCGGCTGCTGCACCCGCAGCCCCAGCAGCTCAATCGCAAGCACAACCCGTACAAGTTCAGGTCAACGACGATCACGCTCAAGCGTGTTATGCGAACTTCTGTCGCGTAACCGGATCGCCTGAAGAGCTGATCATCGATTTCGGCCTCAACCCACAACCGATCGGTGTCCCCAAGGACCCAATCAACGTCAACCAACGCATCATCGTGAACTTCTTCACGGCAAAGCGTCTGTTGGCTGCATTGCAGATGTCGGTTGCCCGCCACGAAGCCGTCTTCGGCGTATTGGAAACCGATATCAACAAGCGAGTTCGCCCAACGCAGCAAAAGCAAGGCGAAAATAAATAG
- a CDS encoding biotin/lipoyl-binding protein has translation MTTLADSLISSSSRPLSVRKRPDLTSSRHMYQGTSYWVVKEPVGLQYYRFHDEEYFILQMLDGHVSLQQIKDGFEQEFAPQKITFGDLQQFLGMLHRSGLVISNSPGQGGQLRKRGSEKKKKELLGKLANIFAIRFRGIDPEGILRRMNPVLGWVFTVPALIFFVGFGLITLVLVGMNFELFRSKLPTFQEFFAAENWLYMGLLMAIVKICHEFGHGLSCKRFGGECHELGFMLLVFTPCLYCNVSDSWMLPNKWKRVWIGAGGMYVELILASFATWLWWFSEPGLLNFTFLATMFICSVSTVVFNANPLLRFDGYYILMDWLEIPNLRQKSTETLKRWFQETCLGLELQENPFLPQRNRFLFGMFTVASVIYRWVVVIGIVMFLNQVLEPYGLRILGRLFAIIGFGGLIAKPIWESIKFIRTPGRMQKVKRSRLAATVAVAAAAIAAFCFVPLPYHINCAFEVRPADPRSVYAGTPGQIERVLVKPGDTVEQGDTLAVLTNSQLELKLSELEGEERTAGVRLASLSRLKRYDSSLSGQATTQKKMLDSVAELRRKAEDEIDQLEIKAPISGVIIPPPDKPDEDPQDGRLPEWSGSPLEPENIGALMTQESLICLIGDPRHIEAVLVVDQGDIQLIKEGDGVELKADARRLQVLSGQIDQISRTEMKYSPASLSSQSGGDLDTQIDPETGNMRPINASYQARVPLTEGSQGMRVGYRGTAKINAAPKSLGWRFYRFLNKTFQFDF, from the coding sequence ATGACAACGCTCGCCGACAGCCTCATCAGCAGCTCATCACGACCGCTTTCGGTTCGGAAGCGTCCTGATTTGACGAGCAGCCGTCACATGTATCAGGGGACCAGTTATTGGGTCGTCAAGGAACCTGTGGGGCTGCAGTATTACCGGTTCCACGACGAGGAGTATTTCATCCTGCAGATGCTCGATGGGCACGTCAGTCTGCAGCAGATCAAAGATGGGTTTGAACAGGAATTTGCCCCACAGAAAATCACCTTTGGCGACCTCCAACAGTTTCTCGGCATGCTGCACCGCAGCGGATTGGTGATCTCCAATTCGCCCGGCCAAGGTGGCCAATTGCGGAAACGTGGCAGCGAAAAGAAGAAGAAGGAACTGCTGGGGAAACTAGCGAACATCTTTGCGATTCGGTTTCGGGGGATCGACCCCGAGGGGATTCTGCGTCGAATGAACCCCGTTTTAGGATGGGTGTTTACCGTTCCAGCACTGATCTTTTTCGTCGGCTTTGGATTGATCACGCTGGTTCTGGTCGGGATGAACTTTGAGTTGTTCCGGTCGAAACTGCCGACGTTCCAAGAATTTTTTGCCGCCGAAAACTGGCTCTACATGGGATTGTTGATGGCGATCGTCAAGATCTGCCACGAATTTGGCCACGGCCTCTCCTGTAAGCGGTTTGGTGGCGAATGCCATGAACTAGGATTCATGCTGCTGGTCTTTACACCCTGCCTGTATTGCAACGTCTCCGATTCCTGGATGCTTCCCAATAAATGGAAGCGAGTCTGGATTGGGGCTGGCGGAATGTATGTCGAATTGATTCTCGCCTCCTTCGCCACGTGGTTGTGGTGGTTCAGCGAACCAGGCCTGCTCAATTTCACCTTCCTGGCGACGATGTTTATCTGTTCGGTCAGCACAGTCGTCTTCAACGCCAACCCGCTGCTGCGGTTCGATGGCTATTACATCCTGATGGATTGGTTGGAGATTCCCAACCTACGCCAAAAGAGCACCGAAACCTTGAAGCGTTGGTTTCAAGAAACCTGCCTCGGTTTGGAACTTCAGGAGAATCCGTTTCTACCGCAACGGAACCGGTTCCTGTTTGGCATGTTCACCGTTGCATCGGTGATCTATCGCTGGGTCGTGGTGATCGGAATCGTAATGTTCTTGAACCAAGTGCTCGAGCCGTACGGTTTGCGGATCCTCGGTCGCTTGTTCGCAATCATTGGCTTTGGTGGCTTGATTGCCAAACCGATCTGGGAATCGATCAAATTCATTCGCACTCCTGGGAGAATGCAAAAAGTGAAACGCTCTCGTTTGGCCGCAACCGTTGCTGTCGCCGCTGCCGCGATCGCGGCATTCTGTTTCGTGCCATTGCCGTATCACATTAATTGTGCATTCGAAGTCCGCCCCGCCGACCCACGATCGGTTTATGCCGGTACACCAGGTCAGATCGAACGCGTGTTGGTCAAACCGGGCGACACGGTGGAACAAGGGGATACCCTGGCGGTCCTAACAAATTCGCAATTGGAGCTGAAGCTGTCCGAACTGGAAGGCGAAGAGCGTACCGCGGGGGTCCGGTTGGCCAGTTTGTCACGGCTGAAACGCTACGATTCATCGCTCAGCGGACAGGCGACCACGCAGAAAAAGATGCTCGATTCGGTCGCCGAATTGCGTCGCAAGGCGGAGGATGAAATCGATCAACTGGAGATCAAAGCGCCGATCTCCGGAGTGATCATTCCACCGCCCGACAAGCCCGACGAAGACCCGCAGGATGGTCGACTGCCCGAATGGTCGGGGTCTCCCTTGGAACCCGAAAACATCGGTGCCTTGATGACACAGGAAAGTCTGATCTGCTTGATCGGTGATCCACGCCATATCGAAGCGGTCCTGGTCGTCGATCAAGGAGACATCCAATTGATCAAAGAGGGTGATGGCGTTGAACTGAAGGCCGACGCCCGGCGATTGCAGGTTTTATCCGGCCAAATCGATCAAATTTCGCGAACCGAAATGAAGTATTCACCGGCCAGTTTGTCGAGCCAATCGGGCGGCGATCTGGACACTCAAATCGATCCCGAAACCGGGAACATGCGACCGATCAACGCCTCCTATCAAGCGCGGGTTCCGTTGACCGAAGGCTCCCAAGGAATGCGGGTTGGATATCGCGGCACCGCCAAGATCAACGCAGCACCTAAGTCGCTCGGTTGGCGTTTTTATCGGTTCTTAAACAAGACCTTCCAGTTTGATTTTTAA